From the Chryseobacterium fluminis genome, the window AGCCATCCCGACAGACCTTTTGTAATGGGAGGAATGTTCCACGGTGGAGTAGGTCTTGGAGGCGGAGCCAACAACAGGGTAAAATCAATCCAGACCAGAAGTGGGCACAGAGTAGTTTTTACAGAAGATGAAAGCATTATTATTACCGATAAATCAGGAAACGAAATTCACTTAGATACCACAGGCAGCAACATTACTATTACAGCACCCGAAACCATGACGCTGAACTGTAAAAATATGAATATCAATGTCGGAATGAATATGACCACCAATGTGGGAATGAATAAATCCGATACCATCGTTGCGAATCATACCGAAAGCGTAGGATCTATGAAATATCTGACTACCGGTGCCGATTTTATGACCAATGTGGTCGGAAAAATGAGTCACTACGTAAAAGGAGATATGGAAGTGTACGGTGAAAAAGAACATAAATTAACAAGCCTGAAAGGCGTTGAGGTAAACAGTCAGGGGAAAGTTGAACATCACGCAGAAAAAGAAGTTCAGAATAACAGTGGTGAGAAATCTAAAAATCACTAAAAATGAGCATTGAATACTTTGTAGAAGGTAAAACCACCACTCAGACTGGTGGCAATTACAGAACCTATGCTAAAGAAGGTATTGACCATAATAGCGGAGTAGCGGTAGAGCAAAAGGGAAAGAGCAATGGCGTAAGCTATAATAAAGCAGAAAAGGTAAATCCTAATGATAAACCGGTAAATACTATTGATGTAAACCTTAACCTGTTCTTTGACGGAACACAAAATAATAAGACGAATACAGGTCTTGGCGGAAAAAACCCCACTTCCAACGGAAACGACAGTTATGCAAATGATTTCAGCAACGTGGCACGAGGATATGATGCTATAAATACAAGTGCTCCAAAACAGGTTACCGTCTATATCGAAGGGATAGGTACGGTAGATGGCAGCAGGGACACCATGAAATGGATGAATGACTATCCAAATAATGTAGGTTCTCCTTTAGGAAAGGGAGAAAGGGGTGTTGAAGCTAAAGCAACCAAAGGATGCAAAACCGGTGCCGAAGCCATCGCCAAAAAATTTAAGGGAAAAGAAATTGATACCTTAACAATCAATGTCTACGGATTCAGTCGTGGGGCTGCGGCAGCCAGACATTTTGTACATGTTGCGACAACATCGTCGAGAGCAGTTTGGAATGAAGATAAAAATAAATATTATGTCTATGCCCACCGCTGGTTCGAACAGTCGAAACAGGAAGAGGATGCCGGATCGCATAATGAACAAAATATCGAAATCAGCGCGGAAGATAAAGAGCATATATATCTGCAGACTTTCGGGTACTTTGGAGCATGTCTTCTGAAAAATAAAATTAAGATTAAACGTGTGCTCTTTAATTTTATAGGACTTTACGATACGGTGGCATCATTTGGAATGAACCACCGAGGAGTGAAAGTGGGTCCGTTCAGTGTTATCGATAATGATTCTGAAGAATTGGGATTAAATGCAGTGAGACAGGCGAGATTTGTACTTCAGATTGCTTCAGACAATGAATACAGGGATAATTTCAGCCTTACTGATATCGGAAGTACGGGCATTAACGGGCTGGAATTTACACTGCCAGGAGTACACTCTGATATTGGAGGCTCTTATCCGGATAATGAAAAGGAAAATTCAAACCTTTTTAAAGGAAGCAGATCAGAATGTGAAGAGATGAAAAAGATTCTGGAAGAGGAAGGTTGGTTTACAACCGGAGAACTGACGATCCATGAAATAGAAAAAACATTTCTCGGGTACAATTACAGTACGGTGTATGAATTGAGAGGCGTAAGATTCTTATCTAATCATTATGATAAAATACCTTTGAAACAGATGTTTCATTACTCAAAATCATTTGAAGTGGAATATGTGGATAATTTGGTAAAAGATCATGAGATTATCGATCCCATTATTATGAATGCCTTTAATAAGTTGGTTGCTTATATGAACCAGTGTAATCAGATCAGAAACGGATATGTCGCTAAAAGCAACAGGGGGGAAAAGGTTTCGGTTTCACAATATATTAAAGAAGTAAAAGAACAATCTTACCTTTCTTATATCGATGAAGAATTATTAAAAAAATTAAGGAACGGTTTTTTCCACTGGTCAGTTAATCTTGGCTCTACAGGAATGGGGCCGAACATTGCCAGTGTCGCGACTGCGGATAAAAGGAAAAGATACATCATTCCCGGATAGAAAATATGAATTTAAAAACTAAAATAATAACGTGCCTGCTGGGATTATCACAGCTCATCAGTTGTCAGCAAACAAAAAAAGAATCTATGTCTAAGAAAGAATCTGTACCCGTTTACAATGTAGAAATATCACATCCGGACAATTCTTATTTAATAACTCCTGTTGAGGATAAAATTATTACATTTGAAGGAAACGACTCCAGTCTGCCTTATGGAAGTTCATCAGGAAGCTGGGGAGATTCCGGGAAAACTTTTACAGAAAGAACAGGAACTCCGAAAGGGGTTGATATTGTTTATTTTTCAAGATACGAAGATACTTTTTACCATCTGAAGACCGATTTTCCTGAACATGATATCAAAGATATGGTTCGCAGGGCCTACGCCGACGAAGAAGATAATGAGTGCGGCGTACTGAAAGAATTTGTGTATACCGATAAAGAAAACTACTGTGCTGCCTATAAAAAATTGGGCGATCTTGTTTTTGGCTTTGCACCGAAAGGAATGGTGGTAGTCTGGCTTCGTTTTGGTTATGTGCAGAAAGAATTAGGAAAATTTCAGGCTGAAGTTGTAAAAGATGATAAGAAATACGCAGATCAGCTTTTTTCTAAGATTTCTCAGACTAGAGAAGGTATTAAAAAAGATATGTTTATAGAAAACGCATCTCCGGAGCTCTGGGAGAAATACAGAACCCGCTACAATTGGTCTCCGGCCGTTCATTCGGATCATAAAGGTTTTAAGATTTTTAATATTCAGACCGAATATTATAACGGAGAACGTGAGGTTATGCTGCGTCCGTGGGTAGAAAATCCAGCTGCAAAAGAAAGGGCTGTCCCAAAAGAAATGACCTTTTTCTGGGAAACCGGGAAAGGAGAAGCTTTTGAAGGCAGGGCATTTTTTAACTGGGAAAAAGTAGATAATCAGTTCAAAAAAGCAGGTAAAGATTTCAAACTGGAGATAAAAATCGCACCAGATAATAATTCCTGTCAGGTACTTCTTAACGGTGATCCTGTAAAAGTGGACAGTACCAGGATTTATAAAAGCAATTTCACCTTTAAAGATTCTTACCAATAAAGATTTAACTTAAAATAATAATGACAGCAGAGATGTTGTCATTTTTTGTACCGTGCAATGAAATTGTCTTTTTGAGTACATTTGTATTAATAAGTCCTTGTTTTCGGGTTTAAGTAATAAATTTTATTTTAATGAGGTTTATTTTTATAATCAAATGTATTTCAGATGATTATTTTAAATTCCATGTGTTTTTGTACGGCTTGAACTTAAATTTCATGATATGATGCCGTAATTTGCACGAATTGAATAACAAAATAACAGCTTCCTGTAAACGGTAGTTTGTAATAAGAAAAAGCCTGAGATAAAAATAAACTCTGGCTGCACAGTACTGAAAAAAAACACAGAATGGACAAAAAATTACTAAAAATAGTATGCTTTTTTATACTTGTCACCCAAAATATGAGCTGTCAGAAACATAAGGAGGAAAAACTTCCTGAATTTACTGTAGAGATCAGCCACCCCACGAATAAGCTTGATATCAGTCCAGTTGAAGATAAAATTATTACTTTGGAGGGAGTGTCCGCGAGCCTGCCTTATGGAAGTTCGTCCGGATCTTGGGGATGGTCGGGAAAAGGATGGACAGAACAATACGGAACTCCAATTGGTGCAGATATTATTTATTTTTCAAGATATGAAGACACTTTTTATCATTTAAAAACAGATTTTCCCCTTGATAAGATTAAAGATTATATGAAACGGGCTTATGCAGAAGGTGAAGCGTCTTTGTATACAAAACCAATTGAGGAATACAAAAATCTTGGCAGATTCGAGCATTTCGGAAGTACAGAAAATCCTTACAGCAGCTTTTCGACATTGGTTTTTGGTTTTGCTCCGAAAGGAATGGTCGTTGTTTGGTTGCGTTTTGGTATCATTCAAATTGAATTAGGGAAATATCAGGCAGAAATCATAAAAGACGATAAAGAATTGGAAAAGAAATTTTTTTCAAAATTGTCTGTCACCCGTGAAGAGATGAAGAAAAGTAGATTTCTGGATATCTCTTCAAAGGAATGGGAAGATTACAGGACCCGATACAATTGGAAACCAATAATTTCATCTGAAAACGAGAAGTTAAGAAGATTTGAAATGAATGTGATGTACTTCAATGGTGAATCAGAAGTAATCTTGCGTCCCTGGATTGATAATATACCGCTTAAAGATAGAGCAATTCCTAAGGAACTGAATTTTACATGGGAAACAGGACCAAATGAGCAATTTATAGGCAGAGCCTATTTTAATTGGGGGAAAGTAAACCAGGTATTTAAAAAGTCTGAAAATCAAGGGAATTTAGAATTTAAAATTTCGTCTGATAACAGCAGTTTTCAGATTCTGTTAAACGGAGAACTGTTACCTGCAGATAGTATAAGAGTTTTTAAATCAGAAAGAGACTTCCACGAATCTTATAAATAAATTCAAAGTTCATATAATTTAAAATGACAGCAGAGATGTTGTCATTTTTTGTACCATAGAATGATTGGCCTTTAAGTTAACTGGTGTTAACAAATCTTAATATTTCCCTTACAGGTGTAAATATCTGATATTATTTTTATGTATTGAAGGATTATAATAATCTGTTTTTCAATAAAATATTTAAGTGTATATATCCCTGGATCGTAGAATTACTACACGAAGTCGTAGAATTACTACAAAAGTTTAAATAGCGGTCAAAATACTTTCAGCTGAAATTAAAGTGGTCTATATTTGCTAAACACAATCACCAAGTCACAAAATATTAACGATTAAAATTTACAAATCATGGCAGCAAATTCGAGAGGAATTTTAAAATTCAACGGAGGCGAAGATCAGAAACTGTTAAAGCTGAACTATAGTGTATCAAGATCTACAGATGTATCAGGCAGAGTAGCTTCGGATCCTTCCAATGCATTGGTTAAAGTTACAGTAGAAGCTACTGACAAATCGGACATTCTTGAAAGCTTATTAAACGGAAAATACAAACCGACATCAGGTTTAATCACCTTCAACAAATCTCATGAAGAAGGTACTTTAATTACTTTAAACTGGGAGAACGGGTACGTTATCCAGCACGAAGTAGATTTCGACGCTGTAGACGAAAACAGCATGTTGATCAGTTTTATCGTAAGCGCTGAAACGATCAATTATGGTGATTCCGAGTACAAAGGATTATGGCCTGGCGACGGTGGTCAGAGAAACTAAAAAATCATCATCTTAGTAAAATAAAATTGGTACAGAATAGTAAACTCATAAAGAGGAAACTATTCTGTTTTTTTCTTTGTGGGAACAAATGAAATACAGATGAATATCCATCTGACAATAACGATATTCCATTTCATTTGTATGACAGATAATTTTCAATTGATACTCATTAATTGAAAATATTTTGGTTCGATATATGCTGTAAGTATTTAATAGTGAATGTTATATCAAAATAAATAAAACACAAGATACCATGTTTCAGGATAAGAAATCAACAAAACTACAGAGTCCGGATACCGTAGATCATTCTACGATGAATATAAAGGATGAGGCTAAAGATGAAGCCGCGAAAGTGGCTGAAGAAAAATTGCAACCGCTGAACGAGTCCATACGGAAAACAACTCAAAAAGTAGCTGAAGCACAGCGGGTTTCCCCGGCAGTTACCGGCAATATTCCCCATATGTTTATGAACCAGCTGACCGGAGACAATGACCCCTCCGTCGTGGAAGATAAAGTATGGTCTAAACAGCCGACCTCCAGAATATATAACGCAGAGGCCATTCCGGAAAGCCAGGTGATGGGGATCAACCGGGTGGTAAAGCTTGACATTGTCATTGAAGGAAAAAATATACAGCATTTCAAACATTTTAAGCTGACCCAAAGTGCTGTAAGACATCACGAGTTCAGCCTTATGCTGGCATACGACAGTCTGGGGAATGCCGAAAATCATCAGCTTGAAGAAGCTCAGAACTTTCTGGGAAAACGCATTACCGTTGTTTTCAAATATAAAGATGTTGAAGACGGTCCTGAAAGAAATTTTGTCGGCGTTATCACAGAAGTAGGTTTCAGTCAGGAGAAAGGAAGTTTAGGGAATATTTTACTGACGGGTTTCAGTCCAACCGTTCTTTTAGACGCGGCTCCCCATATTCAGAGTTTTGGAGGAGCAAAAGAAATAAGTTTAAACAGCATTGCCCATCAGGTCATAAAGGAGGCCTTCGGACAAAATAAATTCGATTTTCGCGTAGATGCCCAGCATGGAAATGTCTCTTACAGTTCGCAGTATGAAGAGACCCACTACAATTATCTGGCAAGAATAGCAGAAGCTTATGGCGAGCAGTTTTATTACGATGGTGAAGTTCTCCATTTCGGAAAGCTTCCCCCACAGGAAAAACCGGTCCGCCTTACCTATGGAAGCAGTGTGAATGATGTAAAGATCAAAATGAAGGCTCAGCATGTAAATCCTACCTTCTATGGCTATAACAGCAGTAAGAACGAAAAACTGACAACCGGAAATTCAAAAATAAACCACACCTCCGATATCGCAAAAAGAGCATACGAAATTTCAGACAAAACATTTCAGACCCCATCCTTAAGAGTGGCACCCATTAAGGCTGCTTCATTCATGGATATCGACGCTTCCCAAAAAGGAACGGCAGGAAGTAAGGCTGCAGATGTATTTTTGACTTCCGCCACCACAACGGTTCCATTTTTATACCCCGGATGTGTGGCAGATATTGAAATGCGTAAAAAAGAGACCAATGAGACCTCTTATTTTACCAAATTAATGATCATTGAAGTGACCCACGAAGTAGATGCAAGAGGATACTACGACGGGACATTTGAAGCCATCGCTTCAGATACCGGATTTATTCCGCGTCCCGAGTTTGAACAGCCAAAAGCCGAACCGCAGTTTGCAAAAGTGGTCTCCAATACAGATCCGCTGAATCAGGGGCGTGTACAGGTCCAGTTTGACTGGCAGAGTGGAGCGGATACTACAGAATTTATCCGTGTGATGTCTCCTGACGCGGGAAGCAGTGATAAAGTAAACAAAAACCGCGGCTTCATGTCTGTTCCCGAAGTAGGCGACCAGGTGATTACCAATTTTGTACACCAGCACCCGGACCGGCCGTTTGTGATGGGCGGAATGTTTCATGGAAGTATCGGCGCTGGCGGCGGTACAGGGAATAATATTAAAAGTTTAAGCAGCCGTAGCGGGAATAAGCTTGAATTAAATGATGGTGAAGGTTCCGTCTATCTAACCGATCAGGGAGGAGCTAATATGAAATTCGATGGGGCGGGAAATGCTACTACCAATACCAACAATGATAAAATCGTCAATGTCGGAAACAACAATACAAAAACAGTTAAAAATAATAATACGACGAGTGTTGGTTGTAAGCATACTACAGATGTAGGAGAAGGGCAGAGTGTGCTGACTATGGGAAAAGATGGAGTGATAGACCTGAGCGGAGCAGAGAAAGTAACTTTGAAAGTAGGTGAAAGTTATATTGAGATCACAGGAACTTCCATTACCATAAAATCTGATACGGTACACATAGAAGGAGTAACCACCACTAATGTAGGGAAAAAAGGCGGCAGCCCGGGAATGGTGGTGAACAGCAATGTAATCATTAAAGGTGGTCAGGTAGATATAAATTAGAAAAAATGGAAATAATTAAATACGAGATAAAAAAAGGAGATACATTAGAATCAATAGCTATACAGCAGGGATTGCCTGTACGGGAACTTGTAAATTTTCATAATGAGAACTGTGGATTAACGAATATGATTATTGGAGATAAAGTTCCAATTCAGTTGACATTCATATTACTGGAAAAAGAAAAAAAAGATATAAATGAAGAAGATATATTTGCTGCCAGGTACAGATGTGAACAGATCAACACTTCAAAATTTAATGGAAATCTGGTTCATTATGTTGAACAGAATTTTCAATATCTGCTCAAAATTAATTTCCAGGAAAAAACAGGGCATGTAAAACTTGAAGATTACAAAAAAAATATGTCTCCTGCCCTGATTGCTGAAACTTTTGATTTTATTGAGGCTACCGAAAGGATAAAAAATAATGTCAGCTTTAAATTGAATTCTAAAGGTAAAATCAAAGAGATTACCAATAAGGAGGAAATTAATAAGAACTGGAATGATTTTAAGGAAAATACTTTTAATAATCTTGCTTTTATTAAGAAGCTTCAGGAGGTCAATCCGTCTGCCGTACATGAACTTAAGAATATAGGGGACAGGCAATTTTCTCTTTCTGCGAACAATGAAGAAGAATACTGGAGAAATTTCTTCTATTTCTGTTGTTTTGATCAATATCTATTCAATAATGATCATTGGGATGAAATGAAGTTTGATTTTGTATCTACTATTGTACCGCCCATTATTATACCTTTGTCAATACGGTATGATAAAGTAGATGAGAAAGACGGTATCATAACTGTTAGGAAAGTGGCTGAATATAAACTGACGGAAAACCTCGAAAAAGAAATAATCAAAAGATACGATGAACTTCACAAAAGTGTTGTTAAATATAACTTTACAGCATATAAACTCATCTTCAGATCTACCATTGAAATAGATAGCAGCAATAAAACCTTAAAAACAGGAAAAGTTGTCTTAAAAGAAGAAGTATCGGATAACATAGAAAATGAATGTACCTTCATTATTAAAAAATTAGAAAATTTCACACCATAATATATGGAGAAAAAAGAGTTTAGATTTCAGGGATTGGACGCGGAAACTGAATTAAGAATATCACTATTACTGATTATCCCTTCAGTAATTATTATGATCGTAATTTTATATTTTTCACACGTAATATTTCCCGGAATATTTTTTCTGATACCGCTAATCTTAGCCGCGATACTTACTATTTCAGTAAGCATTATTTTGCTAAGACATCTCACTAAAAGAATTAATGACAAAGAATGGACTATCAAAGTTGATAACGGACAGAATGTATTTATAAAATTCAGAAATAAAGAATATAATTTCGGATTAAAAGACATCCTGATGATTAAAAATATGGGGAATGTCAATATTCGTTATCTGACTCTCAAAACAACCCTGGACACCATTAAAATCCGGGTTGGAAATACAGGTTTTGCTCCTTTTTCTACACCAGAAGATATTCATGAATTGGATTCTTTTGTAGAGTTTCTGAAACCTTACATAGAAAAGAACTTTAATAAAAAGATTTTAAAAAACGCAGCTAACCCCAATATTATTCCAAATTTTGGGGTATATATTGAAAAACAGCAGAAAATTCGCTACACCTTAATTAATAAGCTAAAACCTTGGCAGATAGCAACGCTTATTGTAGGAACCCTGATGCTGATTATGTTTACATTGATGAAAGTTTTATTTTATTATTTTGATAACCATTAAATAAAATCTCAATGGCAGTTTATTTACCACAAAGAGTTTATGCTGTATGTACAAGCCAATTGAGCTCTGGATACAAGCAATTTGAAATCAGTGATAAGAGACCCGGCAAAACAGTCCTGCTTGGCTCACAGAATCGTGTTTTTCTGGTTAAATTGGATAAAAAATTATCTGATGATTTTACTTGCAAAAGTGGATGGAGCTCTGGAGCCGGAACAGTTGCTTTTGGGGGAGGTGTCGTAGGAGGGATGTTACTTGTAGCCGCTACAGCAGCAACTGTTCCTGTAGCAGGATGGATTGTTGGAGGTATAATAGCAGTTGCCGCTATTGGTTTCGGGATTTGGCAGATGATGCAAAGTCCTACCTGCAGTGAAATGATTGGTTATGATGAAAGCATGTGGAAGCTTTATCATGAAAAAGTCAGTTTCGATAAGAATTGCATCAGAGAAGATTTATCCTTGGCCCTGACTAAAAAATCTATGCTGGCGTGCAAGGAGGGCGGAGTATTATTGCCTTTCATCAGCGAAACCCAGGCGAGTATAGCTGCAAGTAATATAGCTTCTAATAATAGGATGGAGATGGGAGTGAATATAGGATCAGGTTTAATAGCAGGTGTTTTGTTTGGTTTTAGTTTAGGGACTGCTCTGCCGGCTGGAGGCTTTCTGGGTGGTGCCCAAAGTCTGCATATCTTAACACAGACTGCTGTTTTCGGGGCATGGTTGCCAATAGGTTTTTTTATCATTAACCCCATCGCTTCGTCCTCGGGACAGATGCTGAATAGTGTACAAAGTGATGGAGCTTATCAGAATGTGAAAGGGAATTCAGCTGAATCATCAAGTCTCATACAGCCTACAGATAGCTGGGATCCGCTTTCTCCAAGAAATGATATGATGGCTATAAGAAACAGATTGATTCAAAATAATGCTACAAGAAATGATATAGCGGCATTTGATGCAGGGGTGGCCGAAGCGGAAAGACAAGGCACTTATTCCCTGAGGGAAAATCCGCAGCTTAGGGAAATGATAACAAGGATGAGAAACGGCAATTTCGGCCCGGAGCTTCAGAATATGGTAACAAATAGAAATGGAAACCTCAGAGGAATGATTAACGAGCGGAACATCAACAATGTTGCTAACTCTCATTCGGAACGGGGAAATACTTCAATTATGGAGAACATGAGAGCAAATCGTGTTTCTTCTGCAACGGCTGTCGGAGGTATTATTACTCTTATTGCTCCATT encodes:
- a CDS encoding T6SS phospholipase effector Tle1-like catalytic domain-containing protein; translated protein: MSIEYFVEGKTTTQTGGNYRTYAKEGIDHNSGVAVEQKGKSNGVSYNKAEKVNPNDKPVNTIDVNLNLFFDGTQNNKTNTGLGGKNPTSNGNDSYANDFSNVARGYDAINTSAPKQVTVYIEGIGTVDGSRDTMKWMNDYPNNVGSPLGKGERGVEAKATKGCKTGAEAIAKKFKGKEIDTLTINVYGFSRGAAAARHFVHVATTSSRAVWNEDKNKYYVYAHRWFEQSKQEEDAGSHNEQNIEISAEDKEHIYLQTFGYFGACLLKNKIKIKRVLFNFIGLYDTVASFGMNHRGVKVGPFSVIDNDSEELGLNAVRQARFVLQIASDNEYRDNFSLTDIGSTGINGLEFTLPGVHSDIGGSYPDNEKENSNLFKGSRSECEEMKKILEEEGWFTTGELTIHEIEKTFLGYNYSTVYELRGVRFLSNHYDKIPLKQMFHYSKSFEVEYVDNLVKDHEIIDPIIMNAFNKLVAYMNQCNQIRNGYVAKSNRGEKVSVSQYIKEVKEQSYLSYIDEELLKKLRNGFFHWSVNLGSTGMGPNIASVATADKRKRYIIPG
- a CDS encoding DUF2931 family protein, giving the protein MSKKESVPVYNVEISHPDNSYLITPVEDKIITFEGNDSSLPYGSSSGSWGDSGKTFTERTGTPKGVDIVYFSRYEDTFYHLKTDFPEHDIKDMVRRAYADEEDNECGVLKEFVYTDKENYCAAYKKLGDLVFGFAPKGMVVVWLRFGYVQKELGKFQAEVVKDDKKYADQLFSKISQTREGIKKDMFIENASPELWEKYRTRYNWSPAVHSDHKGFKIFNIQTEYYNGEREVMLRPWVENPAAKERAVPKEMTFFWETGKGEAFEGRAFFNWEKVDNQFKKAGKDFKLEIKIAPDNNSCQVLLNGDPVKVDSTRIYKSNFTFKDSYQ
- a CDS encoding DUF2931 family protein; translation: MDKKLLKIVCFFILVTQNMSCQKHKEEKLPEFTVEISHPTNKLDISPVEDKIITLEGVSASLPYGSSSGSWGWSGKGWTEQYGTPIGADIIYFSRYEDTFYHLKTDFPLDKIKDYMKRAYAEGEASLYTKPIEEYKNLGRFEHFGSTENPYSSFSTLVFGFAPKGMVVVWLRFGIIQIELGKYQAEIIKDDKELEKKFFSKLSVTREEMKKSRFLDISSKEWEDYRTRYNWKPIISSENEKLRRFEMNVMYFNGESEVILRPWIDNIPLKDRAIPKELNFTWETGPNEQFIGRAYFNWGKVNQVFKKSENQGNLEFKISSDNSSFQILLNGELLPADSIRVFKSERDFHESYK
- the tssD gene encoding type VI secretion system tube protein TssD, which translates into the protein MAANSRGILKFNGGEDQKLLKLNYSVSRSTDVSGRVASDPSNALVKVTVEATDKSDILESLLNGKYKPTSGLITFNKSHEEGTLITLNWENGYVIQHEVDFDAVDENSMLISFIVSAETINYGDSEYKGLWPGDGGQRN
- a CDS encoding type VI secretion system Vgr family protein; this translates as MFQDKKSTKLQSPDTVDHSTMNIKDEAKDEAAKVAEEKLQPLNESIRKTTQKVAEAQRVSPAVTGNIPHMFMNQLTGDNDPSVVEDKVWSKQPTSRIYNAEAIPESQVMGINRVVKLDIVIEGKNIQHFKHFKLTQSAVRHHEFSLMLAYDSLGNAENHQLEEAQNFLGKRITVVFKYKDVEDGPERNFVGVITEVGFSQEKGSLGNILLTGFSPTVLLDAAPHIQSFGGAKEISLNSIAHQVIKEAFGQNKFDFRVDAQHGNVSYSSQYEETHYNYLARIAEAYGEQFYYDGEVLHFGKLPPQEKPVRLTYGSSVNDVKIKMKAQHVNPTFYGYNSSKNEKLTTGNSKINHTSDIAKRAYEISDKTFQTPSLRVAPIKAASFMDIDASQKGTAGSKAADVFLTSATTTVPFLYPGCVADIEMRKKETNETSYFTKLMIIEVTHEVDARGYYDGTFEAIASDTGFIPRPEFEQPKAEPQFAKVVSNTDPLNQGRVQVQFDWQSGADTTEFIRVMSPDAGSSDKVNKNRGFMSVPEVGDQVITNFVHQHPDRPFVMGGMFHGSIGAGGGTGNNIKSLSSRSGNKLELNDGEGSVYLTDQGGANMKFDGAGNATTNTNNDKIVNVGNNNTKTVKNNNTTSVGCKHTTDVGEGQSVLTMGKDGVIDLSGAEKVTLKVGESYIEITGTSITIKSDTVHIEGVTTTNVGKKGGSPGMVVNSNVIIKGGQVDIN
- a CDS encoding LysM peptidoglycan-binding domain-containing protein, whose translation is MEIIKYEIKKGDTLESIAIQQGLPVRELVNFHNENCGLTNMIIGDKVPIQLTFILLEKEKKDINEEDIFAARYRCEQINTSKFNGNLVHYVEQNFQYLLKINFQEKTGHVKLEDYKKNMSPALIAETFDFIEATERIKNNVSFKLNSKGKIKEITNKEEINKNWNDFKENTFNNLAFIKKLQEVNPSAVHELKNIGDRQFSLSANNEEEYWRNFFYFCCFDQYLFNNDHWDEMKFDFVSTIVPPIIIPLSIRYDKVDEKDGIITVRKVAEYKLTENLEKEIIKRYDELHKSVVKYNFTAYKLIFRSTIEIDSSNKTLKTGKVVLKEEVSDNIENECTFIIKKLENFTP